A genomic window from Silene latifolia isolate original U9 population chromosome Y, ASM4854445v1, whole genome shotgun sequence includes:
- the LOC141633504 gene encoding uncharacterized protein At5g01610-like, which translates to MDQIFNKVGSYWLGQKANKEFNSVGNDINSLGSSIGEGTKWIVNKLKGKMQVPLPDLLKEYDIAVGIFPRDATHYEFDEQTKKLTVYVPQICEVGYKDSSVLRFFTTVTGYLDKGKLADIEGLKTKVMIWVKVTSITSDGSKLHFAAGVKKTRSREAYEVLRDGVGVDKF; encoded by the exons ATGGATCAAATATTTAACAAGGTGGGATCTTATTGGTTAGGCCAAAAAGCCAACAAAGAGTTCAATTCTGTTGGTAATGACATTAAT TCACTGGGAAGCAGCATTGGAGAGGGCACCAAGTGGATAGTCAATAAACTCAAAG GTAAGATGCAAGTGCCATTGCCAGATCTTCTAAAGGAGTATGATATTGCAGTAGGTATCTTCCCTCGGGATGCAACCCATTATGAGTTTGATGAGCAAACTAAGAAGCTTACGGTATATGTACCTCAAATTTGCGAAGTGGGTTACAAGGATTCATCTGTCTTGCGGTTTTTCACCACTGTGACTGGGTACCTTGATAAAGGTAAACTAGCTGATATAGAAGGGTTGAAGACAAAGGTAATGATCTGGGTCAAAGTAACTTCCATTACTTCCGATGGGTCAAAGCTCCATTTCGCAGCCGGGGTAAAGAAAACCCGAAGCAGAGAGGCATACGAGGTTCTCCGTGATGGTGTTGGTGTAGATAAGTTTTAA
- the LOC141632958 gene encoding uncharacterized protein LOC141632958 has product MEHLFRDCPVSRRLWAGSELGLRTDHDSFLRIDTWIIDWLAYLEKDKDKEEQQLRFLATICWAQIVSTGIQAIAELKKDSCLGGNSLMLEGARVHWVRNSNPVCVVGRIGECGHVRVMVDAGWKALNRAGIGWIAMSDNGEIFNSTERKIKAESALQAEGLGVSLVLLWARDRGFRHLEVSSDCLSLILQIAGTERPHHLLKAILEDIQDCFSSFHCLAFSYIPRRFNNVAHSLACKAMDS; this is encoded by the exons ATGGAGCACTTATTTCGGGACTGCCCGGTGTCCCGACGTTTGTGGGCTGGTTCCGAGCTAGGATTACGTACGGATCATGACTCGTTTCTGCGCATTGATACATGGATAATTGATTGGTTAGCATATTTGGAAAAAGACAAGGATAAAGAGGAGCAACAGCTGCGTTTTTTGGCTACAATTTG TTGGGCGCAAATTGTTAGCACTGGGATCCAAGCTATTGCGGAGCTGAAAAAAGATTCATGCTTGGGTGGGAATAGTCTAATGTTAGAGGGGGCTCGTGTACATTGGGTGCGTAATAGTAACCCAGTGTGTGTTGTGGGCAGGATTGGTGAATGTGGACATGTTCGAGTAATGGTTGATGCCGGCTGGAAGGCATTAAACAGAGCGGGAATTGGATGGATAGCTATGTCTGATAATGGAGAGATTTTTAATAGCACGGAGAGGAAAATAAAAGCAGAATCAGCTTTACAGGCTGAAGGCCTTGGCGTATCTTTGGTGCTTCTATGGGCTCGAGATAGGGGTTTCCGACATTTGGAGGTCTCTTCGGACTGTTTGTCGCTGATTCTACAAATTGCAGGAACGGAACGACCACATCATCTGCTAAAGGCAATTTTGGAGGATATCCAAGATTgtttttcatcttttcattgtttaGCTTTTAGTTACATTCCTAGACGTTTTAATAATGTTGCCCATAGCCTTGCTTGTAAGGCTATGGATAGTTAG